The Ovis aries strain OAR_USU_Benz2616 breed Rambouillet chromosome 2, ARS-UI_Ramb_v3.0, whole genome shotgun sequence nucleotide sequence agtgaatgataattgctttacaatattgtgttggattctgccatacagcaacatgaatcagccacaggtatacatatctcccctccctctggaacctctcccacccctccaggaACATCACTCTATTGTAGATAGAAAAAAATAGGTGCCTTTGTTAAAATCATAAACTGCAAGTATTAATGTTTGGTAATAGCAGATTTGAGAATGAAACCTAATTCTTATGAAAAACTCTTACAAACAAGGCCCCCTCTCCACAAATCTcataatatgaaaagaaaaaaaagaaaaatctttcaaaatgaaCGAATCCTGTAATAATCAAGTTCAAAAGATttggcttatatttttctttaacattcagCAATTCAGAGAAACTTTACAAACATTAGAAATTCTCAGTTTCTATATCTTTTTTCCCCAtggtatatataaattaaaatagcaaGGAGCTTAAAGAAAAAGAGTTTTAGAGGCAAAGAATAATTCAAATGACacgggaaaagtgaaagggagacCTGAAAGTGGGAAATTCCTTTCAAATAGTAAGAAAGGAGGGCCACCCTCTATAAGTAGGCCACACTCAAGGAGGAAGGACATTCACTCTGCAAACTCTTGAAGACTCAGCTTCAGCACCTACTAGCAGAACAGGCAGACCTGGGCCTGATTTCACCATGACCTACCGGTGCCTCCTCCAGATGGTTTTCCTGCTGTGTCTCTCCACCACAGCTCTTTGTAGGAGCTACAGCTTGCTTCGATTCCAACAAGGGCGGAGCCTTGAGGTGTGCCAGAACCTCCTGTGGCAGTTACCTTCAACTCCTCAACATTGCCTCGAGTTCAGGATGGACTTCCAGATGCCTGAGGAGATGAAGCAAGCACAGCAGTTCCGGAAGGAAGATGCCGTATTGGTCATGTATGAGATGCTCCAGCACATCTTCAATATTCTCAccagagacttctccagcactggCTGGTCTGACGCCATCATTGAGCACCTCCGTGAGGAACTCTATGGGCAGATGAATCGTCTGGAGCCAATCCAGAAGGAAATAATGCAGAAGCAAACCTCCACTATGGGAGACACGACCGATCTTCACCTGCGGAAATATTACTTCAACCTCGGGCAGTACCTCAAGTCCAAGGAGCACAACAGGTGTGCCTGGACAGTCGTGCAAGTGCAATTGCTCAGGAacttttctttcctgaagagcCTAACAGGTTATCTCCGTGACTGAACATCTCCCACCTGTGGCTCTGGGAAGGGACAATGTGACTTTGGGGTGAGACTCTTCAGCAGCAGAGGCTCTTGAAGTAAATGATGATGCAAGGCACTGATTTCAATGGACAGTTAAAGACTAAGctgtttttaaattgatttatgcactatttatttatttaaacttttatacgagaaataaattatgaaacaaaAGTCAATGTGGCAGTTTCAGTGTGAACTTGATTTTCGTGACAACACATATTAAAAATTGCAGAGCACCTTGAAGACATTCATTGCAAAACAAGCCTGCAGAGTAGTAGAGTTTCTGGCCCCTACCTTTGAGGAATTTAAAATGCAAGGAAGCCATGAGGAATGTCCGAGTTATATGCATGCTCTCCATGTATCCACACAGTCTACCTGCACTTGTCTTGTTCACGTCTTTAAATGTACCAGACGGCTTATGCCGGAGGGCCCCTCTATATGATGTgggcttttttcctctttttttttttcagttggggGAAAATGCACACCACGTTACATTTGAGAGTCTTACAAAGTAAGCCTtctttatgccaataaaatttGGGCAAATTCCACTTAATTTATCAACTTCTTactaaagtaaatgaaaaattctgACCTTCTAAATGTTCTCAGTTACTTGTACACTCCAACCCTTATTTCCAACAACGTAGTTCTCAGTCAGAAAGAGGTTTCAGGAACATGAGTTGAAAATTACTTAAGACTGTCTTGAGGGTCATTAGAAATTGTCAAACATGCTAAttcactcaattaaaaataagtgaaaagtcATCTTGAAAATATTAAGTTTACATCCATGAAagatagaaaagtaaaatgatattAAATACTTGTTTTAGTACAcagaaaatatagtttaaataaaGTTGAATAAAATGCTActgttatatacaaaatatattttaatattctatgcttaatatttaaaatgccttctataaatttattataaaattggaaacgtgaaatatttcttttaaaataagtatataattcaatataaaattaattcaaacaaataaagtgctctgctttttaaaatagtcCTAGTTTTCAGCTATTCAAGACTTACTCCCCCACTTCAAGGCTGAATCCTTGAGAGACCCTGAAAATTCCAGAGCATTCCAGGGGCGCACACTTCTTTGGTCCCTGACCCAGGTGGTGGCCGCGTTCCTCCTCAGCCCCAGAAAGTCCCCCAAACCGTCCCATGCTTCTTTGTGTCCCGGCCACCGCTGACTTCTCCTCTGGCTGCGATGCACTCCCAGGGTCCCATGGCCAGTCTCATCGCCTTGGCTGTTTCTCACGTTGTCCAAAATGGCTCTAAGCCTAGAGCCTCACTGACTCCCCCTGGCTCCGCTTTGTGCTCAAGGTCCTCCCATCGTCCCATCTCTCACAGTCTCACCCCCACCGCCCGGTTTAACTCTGTCCACACCGCGGTGCCACCGCCCCAAGCCGATTGTCTCATCACCTGTGCTCGCTTTCACTTTGTCCGCGAAGCCGTCCCGTCAACTCGAAGCCAAAAGCCTCAGCGCTGCCACCGTGTTTCATTGTGTGCCCAACGCCTTTCCATCCTGCCACAGCGATTAGTCTCGTCGCCACTTCCAGGGTCCCCTGTGTGGACCACACGCATCCGTCGTCCGGTGGTCTCATCCCTCCGCAGGGTTTAACTTTGTCTCAAAGCTGTCCATAGTCCCACCACCAGCAGTTTTTCGCGACCGTCCGGTTTCACTTTGTCCGCAACGCGGACTCCTCATCTCAGAGCCAAGCAGGGCTCCCCTGTGTGAGAAACGCCCGCCCATCGCCCCACAGCCAATATTCTCATCGCTTCCGCTGCGCGTCGCTTTCAGCACAAAGCCCTCCCACTGTCCCACAGCGAATAATCTTGGCCACCTCGGCATCTAAAGTGAGTGCAACACCGCCCCCAGTGCCCACAGCCTCTCGTCTCATTGCGACGTGGGCTCTCACTGTGTCCGCAGCACTTTCCAGCCGTCTTATCTGCAACTGCCTCACCCACCGCCCACCCCCGCCGGATTTCACGTGGTGCAGGACTCTTTCCCAGCGTCCTGTCGCCAATATTCTCATCGCCTCCGCTGTTTTACACCTGCCAGAAGATCTCCGACTTCTCAGAGCAAACATCCATAGTTTCATAGCCATTTCAGGGTCCTCCTTTGTCCGGAACGCCCTCCGACGGTCCCATCGCCCAAGGTCCCATCCCCAGGGCAGGGCTGAAATGCACTGTGTCGCAGCGCCTCCCCGTCGCACCATAGGGAATACTCTGCTGCACCCCTGCTTGCTCTTTTTGCTGGAAGGAGCCTGGGATCCACCGCCAGAAACACAAGGAAATCTTCAAACACCTGAAATAGATGCAAAGGATCCGCTCTCAGTCGCGCCTAAAGGACAGAGCCACTTCAGATTTCCTCCGAAAAGAGAGATGATCACTCCAGTGCAGATGACTCAGGGCCCCTGCAACCACTATCTGATGCTCCAGCAGAGCTTCCAACTCTTCACCACGGAGGACAGCCATGCTACCCTGCAGCCCGGATCAGAGCCTGAAACAACTGGAGCCCATGGAAGGAGACAGTCTGTGCTGTTCTCACCTGCCCAGGAGTATTTCCAGGGCATCCATCTCTATCTACCTCCGGGAGCTGGAGTACAGCCACATTGCCTGAGAGGCTGTCAGAGTGGAAATGAAAAGTGCCTTTCCCTtatgtaaaaatcctcaaagaAATGGCAACAATAAGGGTGTTTATATTTGTAACACTTGCTAATGAGTTCCATTATTGTTTGCTTCCTGATCCAAAGCAATTGCAGCTCATACTTCCTCAGgcaatgaaaactgaaatgaaaatcatgATTTTTCA carries:
- the LOC114113206 gene encoding interferon beta-2-like, giving the protein MTYRCLLQMVFLLCLSTTALCRSYSLLRFQQGRSLEVCQNLLWQLPSTPQHCLEFRMDFQMPEEMKQAQQFRKEDAVLVMYEMLQHIFNILTRDFSSTGWSDAIIEHLREELYGQMNRLEPIQKEIMQKQTSTMGDTTDLHLRKYYFNLGQYLKSKEHNRCAWTVVQVQLLRNFSFLKSLTGYLRD